One genomic window of Streptomyces sp. NBC_01498 includes the following:
- the scpB gene encoding SMC-Scp complex subunit ScpB: MSEQPTVADLDLKPALEAVLMVVDEPATEEHLAKVLARPRRAVADALRELADEYTVQRRGFELRLVAGGWRFYSRPAYAEAVEGFVLDGQQARLTQAALETLAVVAYRRPVSRSRVSAVRGVNCDGVMRTLLQRGLVEEAGAEPETGAILYRTTNYFLERMGLRGLDELPELAPFLPEADAIEADTLEGVPSFDPDAPYAPDTHADDKTDM; the protein is encoded by the coding sequence GTGAGCGAGCAGCCGACGGTCGCCGACCTCGATCTCAAACCCGCCCTGGAGGCGGTCCTCATGGTCGTGGACGAACCCGCCACCGAGGAGCACCTGGCCAAGGTGCTGGCCCGGCCGCGCCGGGCCGTCGCCGACGCGCTGCGCGAACTGGCCGACGAATACACCGTCCAGCGGCGCGGATTCGAACTGCGGCTGGTCGCGGGCGGCTGGCGCTTCTACTCCCGCCCCGCGTACGCGGAGGCCGTCGAGGGCTTCGTACTCGACGGCCAGCAGGCCCGGCTGACCCAGGCCGCCCTGGAGACGCTGGCGGTCGTCGCGTACCGCCGGCCGGTCAGCCGGTCCCGGGTCTCGGCCGTGCGCGGAGTCAACTGTGACGGGGTCATGCGGACCCTCCTCCAGCGCGGTCTGGTCGAGGAGGCGGGAGCGGAACCCGAAACAGGTGCGATCCTGTACAGGACGACGAACTATTTCCTGGAACGGATGGGCCTGCGCGGTCTGGACGAGCTTCCGGAACTCGCGCCCTTCCTTCCGGAGGCGGACGCGATCGAGGCCGACACTCTGGAAGGCGTTCCGTCGTTCGATCCGGACGCACCGTACGCGCCGGACACTCACGCAGACGACAAGACGGACATGTGA
- a CDS encoding pseudouridine synthase, protein MRSNGRNSGSGGGSRSGGGRGASGGTPQSRNGGGRGTGGSAGNRGGGGGARGDKQPKREGTPRPEERRYDVGRSGGQGGAGGPSGGGSRGASARGGAKGGPKAPSAAAQRRIQGKPARPRELDAKIEQRNRDRYADKPEIRTPRTNPGAEQEGERLQKILARAGMGSRRACEELIEQSRVEVNGEIVVEQGMRVDPQRDEIKVDGLTVATQSHLFFALNKPAGVVSTMGDPDGRQNLGDYVTNRETRLFHVGRLDTETEGIILLTNHGELAHRLTHPRYGVKKTYLAAVQGPLPRDLGKRLKDGIQLEDGYARADHFRVVENTGKNYLVEVVLHEGRKHIVRRMLSEAGFPVDRLVRTAFGPIPLGDQKSGWLRRLTNTEVGMLMKEVGL, encoded by the coding sequence ATGCGAAGCAACGGCAGGAACAGCGGAAGCGGCGGCGGCAGCCGGAGTGGTGGCGGCCGGGGAGCCTCGGGCGGCACACCCCAGTCGCGGAACGGCGGCGGACGCGGCACCGGGGGGAGCGCCGGAAACCGGGGCGGGGGCGGCGGCGCGCGCGGTGACAAGCAGCCGAAGCGGGAGGGCACACCGCGTCCCGAGGAGCGCCGTTACGACGTGGGGCGTTCCGGCGGCCAGGGCGGCGCGGGCGGTCCGTCGGGCGGCGGCAGCCGGGGCGCGTCGGCGCGCGGCGGCGCCAAGGGCGGCCCGAAGGCCCCGAGCGCGGCGGCCCAGCGCCGGATCCAGGGCAAGCCCGCCCGTCCGCGTGAGCTGGACGCCAAGATCGAGCAGCGCAACCGGGACCGGTACGCGGACAAGCCGGAGATCCGCACCCCGCGGACCAACCCGGGCGCCGAGCAGGAGGGCGAGCGGCTCCAGAAGATCCTGGCGCGTGCGGGCATGGGGTCGCGCCGGGCCTGCGAGGAACTGATCGAGCAGTCGCGGGTCGAGGTCAACGGCGAGATCGTGGTCGAGCAGGGCATGCGGGTCGATCCGCAGCGGGACGAGATCAAGGTCGACGGGCTGACCGTGGCGACCCAGTCGCATCTGTTCTTCGCGCTGAACAAGCCGGCCGGTGTCGTCTCCACGATGGGCGACCCGGACGGCAGGCAGAACCTCGGCGACTACGTCACCAACCGCGAGACCCGGCTGTTCCACGTGGGCCGGCTGGACACCGAGACCGAGGGCATCATCCTGCTCACCAACCACGGCGAGCTGGCGCACCGGCTGACGCATCCCCGGTACGGCGTGAAGAAGACGTATCTGGCCGCCGTCCAGGGCCCGTTGCCGCGTGATCTGGGCAAGCGGCTCAAGGACGGCATCCAGTTGGAGGACGGCTACGCGCGCGCCGACCACTTCCGGGTCGTGGAGAACACCGGGAAGAACTACCTGGTCGAGGTCGTCCTGCACGAGGGCCGCAAGCACATCGTGCGCCGCATGCTCTCCGAGGCGGGCTTCCCGGTCGACCGCCTGGTGCGCACCGCGTTCGGGCCGATCCCGCTGGGTGACCAGAAGTCGGGCTGGCTGCGCCGTCTGACGAACACGGAGGTCGGCATGCTGATGAAGGAAGTCGGTCTCTAG
- the pnuC gene encoding nicotinamide riboside transporter PnuC produces the protein MGLADFLDPLQQPLLTVLDTPVSWTEVLGFGSGALCVWLVARQHLANWPIGIANNLFFILLFVPAGLYADAGLQVVFIALALYGWWTWTHGGGPGSSSLPVRRTSRTEWGRLLAAGAVGTLGLTLLLDHRTSSTVPFWDAVTTALSLMATYGQCRKRLESWWLWIAADLVYIPLYAHKDLYLTSILYAGFLTLCVVGLRNWSRDLTGRTSAPLEVAA, from the coding sequence GTGGGCCTCGCGGATTTCCTGGACCCTCTTCAGCAGCCCCTGCTGACCGTGCTCGACACCCCGGTGAGCTGGACCGAGGTGCTCGGCTTCGGCAGCGGCGCGCTCTGCGTCTGGCTCGTCGCCCGTCAGCACCTGGCCAACTGGCCGATCGGCATCGCCAACAACCTCTTCTTCATCCTGCTGTTCGTCCCGGCCGGCCTGTACGCCGACGCCGGGTTGCAGGTCGTCTTCATCGCCCTCGCCCTGTACGGCTGGTGGACCTGGACCCACGGGGGTGGACCAGGCTCCTCCTCACTCCCGGTGCGGCGCACCTCGCGCACCGAGTGGGGCCGGCTGCTCGCGGCGGGGGCGGTGGGGACCCTCGGACTGACCCTGCTGCTCGACCACCGGACATCGTCCACCGTGCCGTTCTGGGACGCGGTGACCACCGCGCTCTCGCTGATGGCGACCTACGGGCAGTGCCGGAAGCGGCTGGAGTCGTGGTGGCTGTGGATCGCGGCCGACCTCGTCTACATCCCGCTCTACGCGCACAAGGACCTCTATCTGACGTCGATCCTGTACGCCGGCTTCCTGACCCTGTGCGTCGTCGGACTGCGCAACTGGTCGCGCGACCTGACCGGCCGGACCTCCGCCCCGCTGGAGGTGGCGGCATGA
- a CDS encoding AAA family ATPase, with translation MTGGYEHGLVLGKFYPPHAGHHHLVRTARERCERLTVLVCAASVESVPLADRVAWMREIHPDVRVVGAVDDTRMDLHDPAVWDAHMAVFRTAVPERVDAVFTSESYGDELARRFGAVSVTVDPERLRHPVSGTAVRADPAGCWEFLAPPVRAALARRVVVLGAESTGTTTLARALARHYRARGGVWSGTRWVPEYGREFSEHKLAELRARHPGARWEDVEFTTGDFPLIAGRQNEAEERAARAGSPVLICDTDSFATTVWHERYVGGRNPLVEEIADRVPHQLWLLTGHEGVPFEDDGLRDGEELRPWMTDRFRDELTRTGRPFVALEGPHEKRLADAVAAVDALLDRGWHFAPPLPENR, from the coding sequence ATGACCGGCGGGTACGAACACGGCCTGGTCCTCGGCAAGTTCTACCCGCCGCACGCGGGCCACCACCATCTCGTACGGACCGCCCGGGAGCGCTGCGAACGTCTCACCGTCCTCGTCTGCGCCGCCTCCGTGGAATCCGTGCCGCTCGCCGACCGCGTCGCCTGGATGCGCGAGATCCACCCGGACGTACGCGTCGTCGGCGCCGTCGACGACACCCGCATGGACCTTCACGACCCCGCCGTCTGGGACGCGCACATGGCCGTCTTCCGGACGGCCGTCCCCGAACGGGTGGACGCCGTCTTCACCTCGGAGTCGTACGGGGACGAACTCGCCCGCCGCTTCGGCGCCGTGTCCGTCACCGTGGACCCGGAGCGCCTGCGCCACCCGGTCTCCGGGACGGCCGTCCGCGCGGACCCGGCCGGCTGCTGGGAGTTCCTCGCCCCGCCCGTCCGGGCCGCGCTCGCCCGGCGGGTCGTGGTGCTCGGCGCCGAGTCCACCGGCACCACCACCCTCGCGCGGGCGCTCGCCCGGCACTACCGGGCGCGCGGCGGAGTCTGGTCCGGGACACGCTGGGTCCCCGAGTACGGACGGGAGTTCAGCGAGCACAAGCTGGCGGAGCTGCGCGCGCGCCATCCCGGCGCGCGCTGGGAGGACGTCGAATTCACCACCGGCGACTTCCCGTTGATCGCCGGACGGCAGAACGAGGCGGAGGAGCGGGCCGCCCGCGCCGGCTCACCCGTCCTGATCTGCGACACCGACTCCTTCGCCACCACCGTCTGGCACGAGCGCTACGTGGGTGGCCGCAACCCGCTGGTCGAGGAGATCGCCGACCGGGTGCCGCACCAGCTGTGGCTGCTCACCGGCCACGAGGGCGTGCCCTTCGAGGACGACGGGCTGCGGGACGGCGAGGAACTGCGGCCCTGGATGACCGACCGCTTCCGGGACGAACTCACCCGCACGGGGCGGCCGTTCGTCGCCCTGGAGGGGCCGCACGAGAAACGGCTGGCGGACGCGGTGGCCGCCGTGGACGCCCTGCTGGACCGGGGCTGGCACTTCGCCCCGCCCCTCCCGGAGAACCGATGA